Within the Nitrospira sp. genome, the region CTCTCGCGTCGATTCGATCGTTGAACACCGACGAACACGCGGACCCGATCCGTGATCTGTCGCACGAGCAGCAGGTCTCCCTGTATGACGTCCTCGTGCGCGCCACGCCGTTCATCTCCCACGATCTCGCTGGTCCAGTTGTTTCGCTCGTAATGCACGGCCGCCATGAGCGAGAGCCGTTCGGCCAGTTCGAAGTCGATATCGGCGCTGACATAGTGGTTGATATAGGAGACGTCGTCTTCGAACTGCGGTTCGTTCCGCCCATCCGCCAAGCCACGCTCGAAATGGTAGCTGAGTCCCAGTTTGACGCGGTGCGTGACGCGCCATTCCAGATGGGGCCCCACCGTCCAGAAGTCGGTATCCCGCTGCGCGAAGGCCTGGTTGTATCGCCGCTGGCCGTACCTGACAAACAAACGCACTTCGAGATCCGGCGTCAGGTCCCTTTCAAATCGCGCGGACCAGATATGGCTGGTGACGGTTTCCGGCACGAGACCTTCCGCCCCCGGCTGACGATCTTCGTTCTCTCCCAAGAACAGATTCGGAGCATAGTAATATCGCAACCGCACCCTGGTGGCCTCATCGAAGGATTGCAGAGCCTGAAGGCGAACCGTGCCGTGGCTGAATTGTTGATGATCCGTATACAGAAATCCCTGTCCGCGTACGCTGAGATCCGTCCGTCCCCATGACGACGAAAAGGCCTTGGCAATCGCCAGGTCGGGCTCGAAGATGACATCTGATCCCTTGTTGACGAGCGCGCTGTCGATCGCAGGCTGAGTCGGGTCGCCGTCACGGCTCAAGCGCCGCGTGGCGGAAAAGATGCCGACGTCGTCCGTATAGAACAGGATCCCAGTCCCTTCGATGGTCACTTCCGCATACACCGTACGATCGGCCACGACGACGACCGCGAGCGCGGCCACCAGCGCATGCACGAAACGTCTTGGGCGCGGTCGCCCAGCCCAACGAGCGAGGCTCGATCCCCACCCTGGCACCCGTGCACGGACGGAGTGTGGAGTCACTGAGACGAGCAAGCTGAAAGTGGGGGCACAGCGTGCGAGGAGCGTCGATAGACGAGCCACCAACGGGAGACGCCTTCCTTGACAGAGTGAACGTTCGTCACCCCAGCAGGGAGCCGACTGGTAGGTTTAATAATGGACAGTGCACCCGGTTCAGGACCCGCTCCGAGTGACTGCCCCGCAGGGCATCCAAGAAGCCATTTCGCCCATTGGTCGCCATCACGACGAGATCGGCCTTGATTTCGTCTGCCGCCTCCACAATGGCATCAACGACGTCGCCCTCCCGCACGATCGTGGTCCAGGTCCAATTACCGCCCTCCGGCATCTCGGCCTGAGGAAGATCGCGCTGTTGCCCCACGTAGAGCAACGTCACGGTGCCGCCGGTCACCTGAAGTTCTCCGGTGATACGCCGCACTGCTTCAATCGCCGGTTGTGCGGGCGGATCCGCGGCAATAGGAACGAGAACATTCGTGAGCGAGATGGACCCATCCTCACGAGAGACGAAACCCGGCTGACCATTCGGGATGAAGAGCGTCATCTCCCCTGCACCACGTGCAATGGGTTGGGCGACCGAATCGTGCTGCCACAGCATCCGCCCCTCCACCTGGCGCGTCGCCAGGACGATCAGGTCCGTGGGATGCGAACCAAGGTAGGACAGTACCGCCCGCACAGGGTCACGGTGCACCGAGGCCACCTTCTTCACATGAATGCCAACTTTTTCCACATCGGTGCGCTTGCTCCCCGGGGGGAGGAGCCCCCAGCGTTCGAGCATCGGACGCACTCCGACGAGATCAGACCATTCCTCGGTCACATCCGAGGCCACGTGCATGATGTCCAAGTTTGCCCGTCTGACCAAGGCGATTTTCATGGCGTGCGCAAACGCCACTTCGCTGGCTTCACTAAAATCGGATGGATGAAACACGCTTCGTACGCGCGGGGGCGTCTCTGTCTGCGATTGATTCGAGTCCATGGTTATTCCTAGTCCGCCCGTCACGGTCTCACAAGGAAAGCAATCAATCCTTATTCAATTTGATAAACTTCGAGCCTTCTAAGGTCAGATTGTACATGAAGCCCTTTTGTCCGAATACAAACCCCACGATCGGTTCCTTGATCTTCGTCGTATCGATGGATCCTCCCGCGCCCAATGTCACCAGCGCCACGGATCCGTCGACCCCCACCTTCCAGCCTTCGCTGTTCCGAAAATTCGTGAGCGCCTCCTCCTGCATGAACACGAGCACGACGGTTTTGATTTGCCCACCGAACTGGAATCCGAATGAGGCGGAAGCCATGCTGTAGTAGTCGACCGTCTTCTCTGCAATCCGAAGTGCGCCCTCCCCATATTCCCCGCCAAAGCCGA harbors:
- a CDS encoding universal stress protein, producing MDSNQSQTETPPRVRSVFHPSDFSEASEVAFAHAMKIALVRRANLDIMHVASDVTEEWSDLVGVRPMLERWGLLPPGSKRTDVEKVGIHVKKVASVHRDPVRAVLSYLGSHPTDLIVLATRQVEGRMLWQHDSVAQPIARGAGEMTLFIPNGQPGFVSREDGSISLTNVLVPIAADPPAQPAIEAVRRITGELQVTGGTVTLLYVGQQRDLPQAEMPEGGNWTWTTIVREGDVVDAIVEAADEIKADLVVMATNGRNGFLDALRGSHSERVLNRVHCPLLNLPVGSLLG
- a CDS encoding lipoprotein; the encoded protein is MRRIITSRPMLPGAKTLLTMALWSLSVSLLSLALAHGDASAKTAREIDVSVDVALEEFQKKVTGGKEFLASSKAVLVFPSVLKAGVGFGGEYGEGALRIAEKTVDYYSMASASFGFQFGGQIKTVVLVFMQEEALTNFRNSEGWKVGVDGSVALVTLGAGGSIDTTKIKEPIVGFVFGQKGFMYNLTLEGSKFIKLNKD